In the Helianthus annuus cultivar XRQ/B chromosome 11, HanXRQr2.0-SUNRISE, whole genome shotgun sequence genome, one interval contains:
- the LOC110888774 gene encoding uncharacterized protein K02A2.6-like, whose translation MTPIIQYLQEGILPESKAEARKIQNKALHYEMNGSILYRKSFLGPLLRCVDPQDANYLIRGIHEGICGIDSGPRMVVAKIMNAGYYCPWMHLDALKELRTCDSCQRHSPKTLRPKTDLIPVFTTWPFQQWGIDMVGPYPNAPGAVKFIIVAVDYFTKWVEAKALASTTTMMVRVFIWEHIIRRFGLPLKVVTDNGTNYASEDIQKWMKEMKIEHTFSSVVHPQGNGQVERNKSIVEGNKARLGTKIRGWVNELPSILWAHRTMPITSIGETPFSLVYGSEAVIPAEVGLPSPHLTAINTVDNKAERRLDFDLLEERREIARIKEAKYKTQLERYYNARVRICTFTPGEYVFRDNEASNAERPRKLAPKWEGPYLVHEVLGKGAYKLRTMDGYIIPRTWNAQQVHKCYM comes from the coding sequence ATGACCCCTATAATCCAATATCTTCAAGAAGGGATACTTCCTGAAAGCAAGGCAGAAGCAAGGAAGATTCAAAACAAAGCCTTGCATTATGAGATGAATGGCAgtatcttataccgaaaatcCTTCTTGGGACCACTACTGCGCTGCGTGGACCCTCAAGATGCGAACTATTTGATAAGGGGAATTCATGAAGGAATTTGTGGCATCGACTCAGGACCACgcatggttgtcgcgaagatcatgaACGCAGGATATTACTGCCCATGGATGCACCTCGACGCCCTGAAAGAGCTGCGCACATGCGACTCTTGTCAGCGACATTCTCCAAAAACCCTGCGCCCAAAAACCGATCTTATCCCAGTATTTACTACTTGGCCTTTTCAGCAGTGGGGAATTGATATGGTGGGACCCTACCCAAACGCTCCTGGTGCTGTTAAGTTCATAATTGTGGCTGTCGATTATTTTACTAaatgggtggaggccaaagctcTCGCCTCAACTACTACAATGATGGTGCGCGTGTTtatctgggaacacatcatccGCAGATTTGGGCTCCCACTCAAAGTTGTCACTGACAACGGCACCAACTATGCGTCAGAAGACATCCAGAAGTGGATGAAAGAGATGAAAATCGAACACACTTTCTCCTCCGTTGTGCACCCTCAAGGCAATGGGCAGGTTGAAAGAAACAAAAGTATTGTTGAGGGGAACAAAGCCCGACTGGGCACAAAAATAAGAGGATGGGTAAATGAGCTCCCAAGTATCCtatgggctcatcgaaccatgccaaTAACAAGTATTGGCGAAACTCcctttagcctagtctatggctCGGAGGCTGTTATCCCAGCTGAAGTTGGACTCCCCTCACCGCACTTGACAGCAATCAACACGGTTGATAACAAAGCAGAGCGTCGTCTCGACTTTGATCTTCTGGAAGAAAGACGCGAGATTGCGCGAATtaaagaagccaagtacaagacGCAGCTGGAAAGGTACTATAATGCGAGGGTGCGCATTTGTACTTTCACTCCCGGAGAATATGTCTTCAGAGACAATGAAGCTTCAAACGCTGAACGCCCAAGAAAactagcacccaaatgggaaggcccatacttggTGCACGAGGTGCTAGGGAAAGGCGCATACAAGTTACGCACTATGGATGGATACATCATCCCACGCACATGGAATGCGCAACAAGTGCACAAATGCTATATGTAA